In Methanocaldococcus sp. FS406-22, the genomic stretch ATAATTAAGAATGATGCCAACATCTTCTAAATTCAATAAAAGTTGATTACTTTAAAATAATTACATTATAATCCTCTTAGTTACGTATAGAAATTAATTATTTATTCTTTATTTTTAAAGATTTTTATAATTATGTTTAAGCTTAAATGATATATTGCTAAAAATATAGCCACGATTGTTGCACCTAAGAAATATAAGATTAAAGAATTTGGACTAAAACCCTCACTTGCAATAAAATCACTGCTATATTTCATTACAATAAATGAAAGCCCTATAGGTATTACAAATCGGTAAATAACTTCAAAATCACTTAATTTTATATGGCTGTTTTTATTTAATTTTTTCATTAATGAATTATATAGTAAAACACTAACTAATACTGAAACTATGATTACAATCATTGCAAATATATTTTCCATAATCCCTCCTTATAACTTATTAATAATTTAGTAAAGTATAAACCAAATATTTGCACTATTTTATATATACTTTAATATTCAAATTAAATAGAAAAATATTTATACAAATTATTACCCCATTAGGAAATTTAATTAAACATTTAAATGAATTTGGTGAAAACATGAACATCTTGAGGAGAGGAAGATTAGGAAATTCAATAAAAGAAGATGTAGCAAAATACACAACAAGCTTAAGCTTTGATAAAGAAATTTTTGAAGCAGATATTTTATGCGATATTGCCCATGTGATAATGCTTTATGAGCAAGGAATAATAAAAAAGGATGACGCAAAAAAGATTATTGAAGGTTTAAAAGAGATTTATAAAAAAGGCATGGAAAATCTTAACTTAGACCCTTCTTTGGATGATATACACATGGTTATTGAGAATGAGTTGATTAAAAAACTTGGTGAGGATGTAGCTGGAAGGATGCACACTGGAAGAAGTAGAAATGATGAGGTAGCAACAGATTTAAGAATTGCTCTAAGGGAGAAGGTTTTAATGATAGCTAAATCATTAATTGAGATGCTAAAAGATATTTTAGAATTGGCTGAAGAGCATAAGGAGACATTAACTGTTGGCTACACTCATTTACAGCATGCTCAACCAACAACATTTGCTCACCACTTATTAAGCTATGTTTCAGCAATTGAGAGGGATATTTTAAGGTTGTTAGATGCCTATAAGAGGATTAATATCTCTCCATTAGGCTGTGGGGCAATGGCTACAACCGGATTTAAGATAAATAGAGATAGAACTAAAGAACTCCTTGGGTTTGATGCTTTAATAGAGAACTCAATGGATGGTGTTTCAGCAAGAGATTTTATAGTAGAGACAATGGCAGATTTAGCAATATTGGGAACAAATCTATCAAAGATTTGTGAAGAACTGATTTTATTCTCAACTTATGAGTTTGGAACTGTTGAAATTGCTAATGAGTTTTGTTCAACATCTTCAATAATGCCTCAAAAGAAAAATCCTGATGTGGCAGAGATAGCAAGGGCTAAGCTATCTAAATTAAATGGGAATTTGGTTACTGCTTTAACTATTTTAAAAGCTTTACCAAATAC encodes the following:
- the argH gene encoding argininosuccinate lyase, which codes for MNILRRGRLGNSIKEDVAKYTTSLSFDKEIFEADILCDIAHVIMLYEQGIIKKDDAKKIIEGLKEIYKKGMENLNLDPSLDDIHMVIENELIKKLGEDVAGRMHTGRSRNDEVATDLRIALREKVLMIAKSLIEMLKDILELAEEHKETLTVGYTHLQHAQPTTFAHHLLSYVSAIERDILRLLDAYKRINISPLGCGAMATTGFKINRDRTKELLGFDALIENSMDGVSARDFIVETMADLAILGTNLSKICEELILFSTYEFGTVEIANEFCSTSSIMPQKKNPDVAEIARAKLSKLNGNLVTALTILKALPNTYNRDLQEISPHLWDSVYTTIDTIKMVHGMLKTIKVNKERMKELANANYSTATELADTLVRETGIPFRTAHGIVGEVVRRSIEEKKDMIEIIYEVLEKYNLKVGDEKIKKALDPYENVKMRDVIGGPAPKEVERRIKAFKERLDKYEKEVNEKMQKINKVKETLLSYEI